A stretch of the Microcebus murinus isolate Inina chromosome 6, M.murinus_Inina_mat1.0, whole genome shotgun sequence genome encodes the following:
- the SRP14 gene encoding signal recognition particle 14 kDa protein: MVLLESEQFLTELTRLFQKCRLSGSVYITLKKYDGRTKPVPKKGSSEGVEPSDNKCLLRATDGKKKISTVVSSKEVNKFQMAYSNLLRANMDGLKKRDKKSKNKKSKTAQ; the protein is encoded by the exons ATGGTCCTCCTAGAGAGCGAGCAG TTCCTGACGGAGCTGACCAGGCTGTTCCAGAAGTGCCGGTTGTCGGGCAGCGTGTACATCACCTTGAAGAAGT ATGATGGTCGAACTAAACCTGTTCCAAAGAAAGGTTCTTCGGAGGGCGTTGAGCCCTCAGACAACAAGTGTCTGTTGAGAGCCACTGATGGGAAAAAGAAGATCAGCACTGTG GTGAGCTCCAAAGAAGTGAATAAGTTTCAGATG GCTTATTCAAACCTACTGAGAGCTAACATGGATGGGCTCAAGAAGAGGGACAAAAAGAGCAAGAATAAGAAGAGCAAAACAGCACAGTGA